The following is a genomic window from uncultured Draconibacterium sp..
ACAACCACCTACGGACAAGGCGCGTACATGGCCTTGCCAATAGTTGGAAAGTTCTTTTATAAAACATATCATGACAAAAAATATTCACACTTGCAATTCAGTACTTTTCCCGATCCGGCACCAGAATTACTGGCGATGTTAAACGAACCGGAATACAAAGAAGTGATGGATATTGAAAAACGCGGCTTTAACTTCGCAAGTATTTTTGGGAAAAAAGATACTGAGAATCTAAAAGACCGGCCTGACGTTAAAGTGGATGAGAAAGAAAAAGGTCAGCTTTGGAAAAAGATTAAAGGTATTTTTAGTAAAAAAAACAAATAGAAAATTAAGCAAAACGATTATCGGAACGTTGTGTGGTGGCTAAATCATCTTCTTTCGAATCCAACCAGCCACTAACTGCATCGGGACGGTTATCTACTTGTCTGAAAAAAGGTTTTATATCGATCAGTGGCGTTCCGTCCAGCATATCGGCACCTTTAAACCAGATTTTATTCTCTTCTATTTTTAGTAGCTCTACGGTTGACATGCCGATTGGAGACGGACGTTTGGGCGATCGTGTTGCAAAAACACCGTGCTCTTTGTCATCCATAAATGGTTTTACTTTTAGTTTATAGCCATCAACCAAGTGAAGATGGTAAAGCAAAATCAAATTTGAAAAGTCCTTAAGTCCTTCCAAAGCCGCTGTTAAATGTGGTTCCAACTCAATGATGCCAGTGTACTCTTTTGCCCCAACCGACTGAATCGGAATGTTTGCAATGGTTTTATGGGGTGTAGAAATCGTGCCGATTTTACTCAATTCAACTTTTTCTAATTCTATCATAATTCGTCTTTTGAACTGATGCTCAAAATAGTAAATAAAAACACAAAACCGATGATCTATTTTTCTTTTCCAATCCTTAAAATATTTTTTAATTTTTACTTAAATTAGCAGCCTCAAATTCGGGATGTAGCGCAGTCCGGTAGCGTACGTCGTTCGGGACGACGGGGTCGCAGGTTCAAATCCTGTCATCCCGACAGATTCAAAATCTAAAAAACATCAAAAGCCTGTAAATCAAATGATTTGCAGGCTTTCTTTTTTTTATAAGGTCAAAAAACACCATAAAAAACCATTGTAAATGGGTCCGATCCGGTGACCTCTATTTTTTTATACCTTAGAGGTCACCGCGGAGCTCTTAATAATCTATATGAATGATAGTTACAGAGGTTTTTTCTCATTCAAAATGGTGCGATTTGGTTCACTTTGGAGCAAAAAAACAGCAGTAAAAGGTGACCTTTTTGGGAACCTGAACCAAATTAAATGATTTGACATGAAAACAAAAAGTACTTTCGGAATTCATTTTGTGCTAAAAAGAGCCAAAACCAGGCATGGAACTGCTCCAATTTACGCACGTATTACAGTTGATTCTAACCGCTGTGAAATCTCTGTAAAAAAGCGAATACCTGTTACCAACTGGAACAAAGGGCAAGGTATGGCAAAAGGAAAGTCTTCTGAAATTGCACAGCTTAACTCCTATCTTGAACAGATCCGCTCCCAACTAACCGGTTACTACCAGGAACTTGTAGTAGAGAAGGCTGTAATAACACCTGATGCGCTATCAGAGACAAATTTTATGGTATTGAAGAAACCGGGAAAACGCTTAAGGAACTGGTCGAATATCACAACGTCAGCATGGATTTGAACCTAAAATGGGGAACACTCAAAAACTACCATACTACTGCAAGATATATTGAATTGTTCCTGCAAAAAAGTATGAACAGGGAGGATATTTTATTATCCGAACTCAACTACCGATTCATCACCGATTTTGAGTTTTATCTCAGAAAACACAAACCAACCGACCATCAACGGCCAATGCGAAATAATGCGGTTATGAAACACCTCGAACGACTTCGTAAAATGGTATCCATGGCTGTTCGCATGGAATGGCTGGATAAAGATCCCTTTGCAGCTTATAAACTACATTTTAAGAAAGTAGAACGTGAATTTTTAA
Proteins encoded in this region:
- the tsaA gene encoding tRNA (N6-threonylcarbamoyladenosine(37)-N6)-methyltransferase TrmO; translated protein: MIELEKVELSKIGTISTPHKTIANIPIQSVGAKEYTGIIELEPHLTAALEGLKDFSNLILLYHLHLVDGYKLKVKPFMDDKEHGVFATRSPKRPSPIGMSTVELLKIEENKIWFKGADMLDGTPLIDIKPFFRQVDNRPDAVSGWLDSKEDDLATTQRSDNRFA
- a CDS encoding Arm DNA-binding domain-containing protein, whose product is MKTKSTFGIHFVLKRAKTRHGTAPIYARITVDSNRCEISVKKRIPVTNWNKGQGMAKGKSSEIAQLNSYLEQIRSQLTGYYQELVVEKAVITPDALSETNFMVLKKPGKRLRNWSNITTSAWI